One stretch of Methylococcus capsulatus DNA includes these proteins:
- a CDS encoding efflux RND transporter periplasmic adaptor subunit translates to MIRTTPHRRGNLRRTLAGTLTYLLFVVGSGCDRSNTYAPPPPPQVIVSQPVEGPVTPYLELTGNTQASKTAELRARVEGYLEKILFREGEIVKEGQLLFLIQQNTYEAKLKEAKAQLLADKARLKHAETEYIRFSGLLKQNAAAQTDVDRWRYERDAAQAAVMASEANVDLAQLNLSYTEVRAPFTGRAGRRLKDPGNLVGAGEKTVLAEINQIDPIYAYFTISEQDLLRVRGQHQDEATSPRVPDVPVFLGLVNEDGYPHQGKLDFAGIRLDPTTGTLLLRAIFPNPDYSILPGLFARLKAPVDVAQSALLIPVEAIGYDQLGPYVLVVNDKNLVERRSIAAGPPSGRMLSVSDGLKSTDWIVVDGLLRAIPGKEVAPVRQPLAADSTGNSAGAPAR, encoded by the coding sequence GTGATTCGCACGACGCCACACCGCCGGGGCAATTTGCGGCGCACCCTTGCCGGCACCTTGACTTACCTGCTGTTCGTGGTCGGCAGCGGCTGCGATCGATCCAACACTTACGCCCCCCCGCCGCCGCCCCAAGTGATCGTCAGCCAGCCTGTCGAAGGTCCGGTCACGCCTTACCTCGAACTCACGGGAAACACCCAGGCGAGCAAAACCGCAGAACTCCGCGCCCGCGTCGAAGGTTATCTGGAAAAAATTCTGTTCCGCGAGGGCGAAATCGTCAAGGAGGGACAACTGCTGTTCCTCATCCAGCAGAACACCTACGAGGCCAAGCTGAAGGAGGCCAAGGCCCAGCTGCTCGCCGACAAGGCTCGTCTGAAGCATGCGGAAACCGAATACATACGGTTTTCCGGATTGCTCAAACAGAACGCCGCCGCCCAGACCGACGTCGATCGCTGGCGCTACGAGCGTGACGCAGCGCAGGCTGCGGTCATGGCCTCGGAAGCCAACGTCGACCTCGCGCAGCTCAATCTAAGCTATACCGAAGTCAGAGCCCCCTTCACCGGCCGTGCCGGCCGCCGCCTCAAAGACCCCGGTAACCTGGTGGGCGCTGGTGAGAAAACCGTGCTCGCCGAAATCAACCAGATCGACCCGATCTATGCCTATTTCACGATCAGCGAGCAGGATCTGCTGCGGGTTCGCGGCCAGCACCAGGACGAGGCAACCAGCCCCCGCGTGCCGGACGTACCCGTGTTTCTGGGACTGGTCAACGAAGACGGCTATCCGCACCAAGGGAAACTCGACTTCGCCGGCATACGGCTGGACCCCACTACCGGCACCTTGCTGCTGCGCGCCATTTTCCCGAACCCGGACTATTCCATTCTTCCCGGCCTGTTCGCTCGGCTCAAGGCGCCGGTCGACGTGGCGCAGTCCGCGCTGCTCATCCCGGTGGAAGCCATCGGCTACGACCAGCTCGGCCCCTACGTACTCGTCGTCAACGACAAGAACCTGGTCGAGCGGCGCAGCATCGCCGCTGGCCCCCCTTCCGGGCGCATGCTGTCGGTCAGCGACGGACTGAAAAGCACCGACTGGATCGTGGTCGACGGCCTGCTGCGCGCCATTCCGGGCAAGGAAGTGGCTCCCGTCCGGCAGCCGCTGGCGGCTGACTCGACCGGTAATTCCGCGGGAGCGCCCGCCCGATGA
- a CDS encoding zinc-ribbon domain-containing protein, whose translation MELGTCVHCGTQISAQANICPSCGKTVESTSSESEPPIRKLRGKFQAIGILTLAAGIVATLGGAWWGPALAMPGAVLFMLGIL comes from the coding sequence ATGGAACTCGGCACCTGTGTCCATTGCGGAACCCAAATCTCCGCGCAAGCAAACATCTGCCCAAGCTGCGGAAAAACGGTCGAATCAACCTCCAGTGAAAGCGAACCCCCAATCCGAAAGCTCCGCGGAAAATTCCAGGCCATCGGCATCCTGACTCTTGCCGCCGGCATCGTGGCCACCCTGGGCGGCGCCTGGTGGGGACCGGCGCTTGCGATGCCGGGGGCGGTGCTGTTCATGCTTGGCATACTGTAA
- a CDS encoding porin, with translation MALVPERLFPFTRSSAVTVSLFLVCSHAFATDTTSGLLDYLGAGIDGRTEFQRLGIHVGGWVNASMTYNASNPPDNFNGPVSFNDRAGELQMNQFYLYLERAVAASPDDWDIGGRFDFMYGTDAIFTQSYGIPYVDPRTGRPLNRGHWDLHLSSWSNRFYGIALPQAFAEFNLPVGNGLVVKAGHFYTPLGYEMVTAPDNFFITRPYTFQFNPFTHTGVLSSYTIDANWSVSAGAVTGSATGGGDGTWDQQLGNWDFLGGAGWTGDDRSDSFSVTSMAGGRSERFGDLWAVYSLVGKTSFLDDRLHYVIEHTHGFADQVQTANYSRNGGKLENAQWYGIAQWLTYTLEEHWSVGLRAEWWRDNNGFRVSGPPRCSGSVNIDGAGAARPYACNPDFSTVYPFQGSGYYALTVGLNWKPLNWVILRPNARYDWSDNIKIFDAGKRSDQFLFSADVVVTF, from the coding sequence ATGGCTCTGGTGCCGGAGAGGCTGTTTCCCTTTACCCGTAGCTCCGCCGTCACAGTGAGTTTATTCCTGGTCTGTTCCCACGCATTCGCCACGGATACCACGTCGGGCCTGCTCGATTATCTCGGCGCCGGCATCGATGGCCGCACGGAATTCCAGCGGTTGGGCATCCACGTGGGCGGATGGGTGAACGCCAGCATGACTTACAATGCGAGCAATCCGCCGGACAATTTCAACGGTCCGGTTTCGTTCAACGACCGCGCCGGCGAACTTCAGATGAACCAGTTCTATCTGTATCTGGAGCGTGCCGTCGCGGCCAGTCCCGACGATTGGGACATCGGCGGCCGTTTCGACTTCATGTATGGTACCGACGCGATCTTCACCCAGTCCTATGGTATCCCCTACGTTGACCCGAGAACGGGTCGGCCACTGAACCGGGGGCATTGGGACCTGCATCTCTCAAGCTGGTCGAACCGTTTCTACGGGATCGCTCTGCCCCAGGCCTTTGCCGAATTCAATCTGCCAGTGGGCAACGGCCTCGTCGTCAAGGCCGGCCATTTCTATACTCCGCTGGGGTACGAAATGGTCACGGCGCCGGACAACTTTTTCATCACCCGGCCCTATACGTTCCAGTTCAATCCCTTCACCCACACCGGCGTACTGTCCAGTTATACGATCGACGCCAACTGGTCGGTGTCGGCCGGTGCGGTCACCGGAAGCGCCACCGGCGGGGGTGACGGCACCTGGGACCAGCAGCTCGGAAACTGGGATTTCCTGGGCGGTGCGGGCTGGACCGGCGACGACAGGAGCGATTCATTCAGTGTGACCTCGATGGCGGGAGGGCGTTCCGAACGGTTCGGCGACCTATGGGCGGTATACAGTCTGGTGGGCAAGACGAGTTTTCTGGACGACAGGCTGCATTACGTCATCGAACATACCCATGGTTTCGCGGATCAGGTGCAGACCGCCAATTACTCCCGCAACGGCGGAAAGCTCGAGAACGCCCAATGGTACGGAATTGCCCAATGGCTGACCTATACGCTAGAGGAGCACTGGTCGGTGGGGCTGCGGGCCGAATGGTGGCGCGACAACAACGGCTTCCGAGTGTCCGGACCGCCGCGCTGCAGCGGGAGCGTGAACATCGATGGCGCCGGGGCCGCACGGCCCTATGCCTGCAACCCCGATTTTTCCACCGTCTATCCGTTCCAGGGCAGCGGCTATTACGCGCTGACGGTGGGCTTGAACTGGAAGCCACTGAACTGGGTGATCCTGCGTCCCAACGCCCGCTACGATTGGTCCGACAACATCAAGATCTTCGATGCCGGGAAACGCTCGGACCAGTTCCTGTTTTCCGCGGATGTGGTCGTGACTTTCTGA
- the def gene encoding peptide deformylase — MDSLALKLKIVQAGEPVLRQRARPLSPEEIRSAAVQTLIGHMRETMRDAPGVGLAAPQIGQGLQLAVIEDRADYQKGLSAEELAARGREPVPFHGIANPEIVARSEDTDVFHEGCLSLAGFSARVARARSVRVSCLDHWGEPRIIEASGWYARILQHEIDHLHGRLYIDRMDPRSFTTQANYARYGDIETG; from the coding sequence ATGGACAGCCTTGCCCTCAAATTGAAGATTGTCCAGGCCGGCGAACCGGTGCTGCGGCAGCGGGCGCGTCCCTTGAGCCCGGAGGAAATCCGCAGCGCCGCGGTGCAGACGCTGATCGGGCACATGCGCGAGACGATGCGCGACGCGCCGGGCGTGGGACTCGCCGCCCCACAGATCGGCCAGGGTCTGCAACTGGCCGTCATCGAAGACCGCGCCGACTACCAGAAGGGCCTGTCGGCCGAGGAACTGGCGGCGCGAGGGCGCGAACCGGTGCCCTTCCACGGCATCGCCAACCCGGAAATCGTCGCCCGCTCGGAAGATACCGACGTCTTCCACGAAGGCTGCCTCAGCCTCGCAGGCTTCAGCGCACGGGTCGCGCGAGCCCGCTCGGTACGGGTATCCTGCCTGGACCACTGGGGCGAACCGCGGATCATCGAGGCCAGCGGCTGGTATGCCCGCATCCTGCAGCACGAGATCGACCACCTGCACGGCAGGCTCTACATCGACCGGATGGACCCGCGCAGTTTCACTACGCAGGCCAACTACGCCCGCTACGGTGACATCGAAACCGGCTGA
- a CDS encoding efflux transporter outer membrane subunit: MDPQIELLKNTGCRLLLVLPVVLASGCSNKIGPDYQTPETQVSPDWLESEDTRVSRKEGNFREWWRIFKDPVLNKLVETAYSQNLPLQVAAVRILGSRAELGIATGNLFPQQQGFEGQTEKISLPFLRDLGLGSGNSLWYTRVGVMSNWEIDIWGKYRRAIESADAQLMASIAEYDDILVTLTADVANTYILIRTLEKRLDIARHNVETQSESLRIAEAKFHGGTSTQRDVEQAKTVLAGTQATIPVLEAQLRQAKNTLCYLLGMPPDKLDQPLGSGAQFGQIPAPPVQVAVGIPADLLRRRPDVRRAEQSAAAQSARIGIAKAALYPAFSISGSFGFVSTNSQGHSLGDIFNWGQHFYRFGPSVQWNLFNYGQLTNQVRAQDARFQELALGYQNTVLKAQQEAESALIGFLKTQNSAQFLAESTAAAQRSLDLATLQYREGIADFTTVLTAEQDLLKQQDNFAQTLGSIATHLVGVYRALGGGWQIREGKDFVPEPILQAMGERTHWGDLLKPGAVSKTPPANLIRAPDW, encoded by the coding sequence ATGGATCCCCAAATCGAGCTGTTGAAAAACACCGGCTGCCGGCTGCTTCTGGTCCTTCCAGTGGTTCTGGCCAGCGGCTGCAGCAACAAGATCGGACCGGACTACCAGACGCCCGAAACCCAGGTTTCCCCTGACTGGCTCGAAAGCGAAGACACGCGGGTTTCCAGGAAGGAGGGCAATTTCCGCGAGTGGTGGCGCATATTCAAGGACCCGGTCCTGAACAAACTCGTGGAAACCGCTTACTCACAGAATCTCCCGCTGCAGGTCGCCGCCGTCCGCATCCTGGGTTCGCGCGCGGAGCTGGGTATCGCCACCGGCAATCTGTTTCCGCAGCAACAGGGATTCGAAGGGCAAACCGAGAAAATCAGTTTGCCTTTCCTCCGGGATCTCGGGCTGGGAAGTGGCAACAGCCTTTGGTATACCCGCGTCGGCGTCATGTCGAACTGGGAAATCGACATCTGGGGCAAATATCGCCGGGCCATCGAGTCCGCCGACGCGCAGTTGATGGCTTCCATCGCCGAGTACGACGACATCCTGGTCACCCTCACCGCCGACGTCGCCAACACCTATATCCTGATCCGAACCCTGGAAAAGCGCCTGGATATAGCCCGCCACAACGTCGAGACCCAGAGCGAGAGCCTTAGGATCGCCGAGGCCAAGTTCCACGGCGGCACCAGTACCCAGCGCGACGTGGAGCAAGCCAAAACCGTGCTCGCCGGCACCCAGGCAACCATCCCGGTGCTGGAAGCACAGCTTCGGCAGGCGAAGAACACGCTTTGCTATTTGCTCGGCATGCCGCCCGATAAACTCGACCAGCCCTTGGGCTCTGGAGCGCAATTCGGCCAGATCCCCGCTCCGCCGGTCCAGGTCGCCGTCGGCATTCCCGCCGACCTGCTGCGGCGCCGCCCGGACGTGCGTCGGGCGGAACAAAGCGCCGCGGCCCAGTCAGCCCGCATCGGCATCGCCAAAGCCGCGCTCTATCCGGCCTTCTCGATCAGTGGCAGCTTCGGCTTCGTTTCGACCAACTCCCAGGGCCACAGTCTGGGCGACATTTTCAATTGGGGACAGCATTTCTACCGCTTCGGCCCTTCCGTGCAGTGGAATCTGTTCAATTACGGCCAACTCACCAATCAAGTCCGGGCCCAGGACGCCCGGTTCCAGGAACTGGCCCTGGGTTATCAGAACACCGTACTGAAGGCGCAGCAGGAGGCCGAGAGTGCCTTGATCGGCTTCCTCAAGACCCAGAATTCCGCACAGTTCCTGGCCGAGAGTACCGCCGCCGCCCAACGCTCGCTGGATCTGGCCACCCTGCAATACCGCGAAGGCATTGCCGATTTCACCACGGTGCTGACGGCGGAGCAGGATCTGCTCAAGCAGCAGGACAACTTCGCCCAGACCCTAGGCAGCATCGCCACCCATCTGGTCGGCGTCTACCGGGCCCTGGGCGGCGGCTGGCAGATCCGCGAAGGCAAGGACTTCGTGCCCGAGCCCATTCTGCAGGCCATGGGCGAGCGAACCCACTGGGGCGACCTGTTGAAGCCGGGGGCCGTCTCCAAGACACCGCCGGCCAACCTCATCCGGGCACCGGATTGGTGA
- a CDS encoding RodZ domain-containing protein — MGDTLDNDPADRPGEDGAGYRLRAAREARKLGLDKVARELHLSVGTVGALERDDYSGLPPPTFVRGYLRSYARLLDLPEQEIVDAYNRVAGEGPAPEPEPVVHAQSEVRPVAWFGPLALVLVGIAGIWGYQYWHSSQTSGPAPSPAGLAKPVPAEPAGTGATVADREEAPSPSGMPPPASSPAAVEALVVPVVAPSPSAQPSPEPLPPEVDTLTLSFSGESWASVIDAEGKRLLFQTLAKGQVRTVQGKAPFRVTLGRPADTRLDYNGKAYDHGYTSNRVSVRFSVPRSTGQ, encoded by the coding sequence ATGGGTGACACGCTGGACAACGATCCCGCAGACCGGCCGGGAGAGGATGGCGCGGGATACAGGCTTCGGGCTGCCCGGGAGGCACGCAAGCTGGGGCTCGACAAGGTGGCGCGCGAACTGCATTTATCGGTAGGTACCGTCGGCGCACTCGAACGGGACGACTATTCCGGTCTGCCGCCCCCTACGTTCGTTCGCGGATATCTGCGCAGTTACGCACGTTTGCTGGATCTGCCGGAGCAGGAAATCGTCGACGCCTATAACCGCGTCGCAGGGGAGGGACCGGCTCCGGAGCCGGAACCGGTGGTGCATGCCCAGAGCGAGGTCAGACCGGTTGCCTGGTTCGGTCCGCTGGCTCTGGTCCTGGTTGGGATTGCGGGCATCTGGGGTTATCAGTACTGGCATTCGTCCCAGACCTCCGGGCCGGCCCCCTCTCCGGCCGGACTTGCCAAACCCGTGCCGGCCGAACCGGCCGGGACCGGGGCCACCGTGGCCGACCGGGAGGAGGCGCCGTCTCCCTCCGGTATGCCGCCACCCGCTTCAAGCCCGGCGGCGGTCGAAGCCCTCGTTGTACCGGTCGTTGCGCCGTCTCCGTCGGCGCAGCCCAGTCCGGAACCCTTGCCGCCCGAGGTGGATACTCTGACGCTGAGCTTCTCGGGGGAGTCCTGGGCCAGCGTGATCGACGCGGAAGGGAAAAGATTGCTCTTTCAGACTCTGGCCAAAGGCCAAGTGAGAACTGTCCAGGGGAAGGCGCCGTTTAGGGTCACGCTCGGCCGACCGGCCGATACCCGCCTGGATTACAACGGCAAGGCTTACGATCACGGCTATACCAGCAATCGCGTCTCGGTGAGGTTTTCCGTACCCAGGAGCACCGGGCAATGA
- a CDS encoding YkgJ family cysteine cluster protein — translation MTAFLRRPHHSYQDPLARIWIACAENIGFRVARSPEVYASTDGRGTILIGTDDLLDPDDSLAQMIFHELCHALVEGEAGEAQVDWGLDNTSNRHLWREQACLRLQAYLADGVGLGDFFAPTTDFRVKFWPNLGDDPMTAPPDQGGRREPSCVAARLAVWRASQPRWAPHLQAALAATAAIARVVPRHITSDDGQLPSLWATVTPPPPMHPAGHAAVARYRVEAGCTGCAWSYAGRRGMSCRHAQKARIPPDAPACMRWEPAEDLDCLSCGACCREAYQAVEISAREPLVRLHPELVVSTDGRRKLRRDGGRCAALTGGNAPAESYACGIYPDRPRTCRDFTRGSANCLDARRRVGLSL, via the coding sequence ATGACCGCTTTCCTGCGCCGCCCCCATCACAGTTACCAAGACCCCCTGGCGCGGATCTGGATCGCCTGTGCCGAAAACATAGGCTTCCGCGTCGCGCGCAGCCCGGAGGTGTACGCCTCCACGGACGGACGAGGCACGATCTTGATCGGCACCGACGACCTGCTCGACCCGGACGACTCCCTCGCCCAAATGATCTTCCACGAGTTGTGCCATGCGCTGGTGGAGGGCGAAGCCGGCGAGGCCCAAGTGGATTGGGGACTGGACAACACCAGCAACCGCCACCTGTGGCGCGAGCAAGCCTGCCTGCGGCTACAGGCCTATCTCGCCGACGGTGTGGGCCTGGGCGACTTCTTCGCCCCTACCACCGACTTTCGCGTCAAATTCTGGCCCAACCTCGGCGATGACCCGATGACGGCCCCGCCAGACCAAGGCGGCCGCCGCGAACCCTCCTGCGTCGCCGCCCGGCTGGCTGTCTGGCGTGCCTCGCAGCCACGCTGGGCGCCGCACCTTCAGGCCGCTCTGGCGGCGACCGCAGCCATCGCCCGCGTCGTTCCCCGCCATATCACAAGCGACGACGGGCAGCTGCCGTCCTTATGGGCTACGGTCACGCCCCCGCCCCCCATGCATCCCGCGGGCCATGCCGCCGTCGCTCGCTACCGGGTGGAGGCAGGCTGCACCGGCTGCGCCTGGTCATACGCCGGCCGCCGGGGGATGAGCTGCCGTCATGCGCAGAAGGCGCGCATCCCTCCCGATGCGCCGGCCTGCATGCGCTGGGAGCCTGCCGAAGACCTCGATTGCCTCAGTTGTGGCGCCTGCTGCCGGGAAGCCTACCAGGCAGTGGAAATATCGGCGCGCGAACCGCTCGTCCGCCTGCATCCCGAACTGGTCGTCTCCACCGATGGACGCCGGAAACTGCGCCGCGACGGCGGGCGCTGTGCCGCCCTAACGGGGGGTAACGCCCCGGCGGAATCCTATGCCTGCGGCATCTACCCGGACCGGCCGCGGACCTGCCGGGATTTCACCCGTGGCAGCGCAAATTGTCTGGATGCCCGCCGGCGGGTGGGTCTGTCGCTGTAG
- a CDS encoding NADPH-dependent oxidoreductase, translating to MSSVPTLLASRYGRHETVPAITSNAVLEHLLSHRSVRNYTAEPLAPGTLEALVAAAQSAASSSNLQLWSVVAVEDGARRARLAELAGNQAHIVQAPLFLVWLADHARLRRIAARRGIATEGLDYLEMYTMAVVDAALAAQNAVVAAESFGLGTVYIGAMRNHPERVAEELGLPRGVFAVFGLCVGHPEPGAIPAIKPRLPQNAVLHRETYALESQDEAVERYNATMSEFYAEQNMAVTGDWSKHSASRISGPAKLSGRDRLKAALNALGFELR from the coding sequence ATGAGCTCAGTCCCAACGCTACTCGCCTCACGTTACGGCAGGCATGAAACCGTACCGGCCATCACCTCGAACGCTGTCCTGGAACACCTGCTTTCCCACCGCTCGGTCCGCAACTACACCGCCGAGCCCTTGGCCCCGGGTACGCTGGAAGCCCTGGTCGCTGCGGCCCAATCCGCCGCCAGTTCGTCCAACCTTCAGCTCTGGAGCGTGGTCGCGGTCGAAGACGGCGCGCGGCGCGCTCGCCTGGCCGAACTGGCTGGCAATCAGGCCCACATCGTCCAGGCGCCGTTGTTCCTGGTCTGGCTGGCCGACCATGCCCGTCTGCGGAGGATCGCCGCCCGGCGCGGCATCGCCACCGAGGGACTGGACTATCTGGAGATGTACACCATGGCTGTGGTCGACGCCGCCCTGGCGGCGCAGAACGCCGTGGTCGCTGCGGAATCGTTTGGATTGGGCACGGTCTACATCGGCGCGATGCGCAACCACCCGGAACGGGTGGCGGAGGAGCTCGGCCTGCCTCGGGGAGTTTTCGCCGTCTTCGGCCTGTGCGTCGGCCACCCCGAGCCCGGCGCCATCCCCGCCATCAAGCCGCGTCTGCCGCAAAACGCGGTGCTGCACCGGGAAACCTATGCTCTGGAAAGCCAGGACGAGGCAGTGGAGCGTTACAACGCCACGATGTCGGAGTTCTATGCCGAACAGAACATGGCGGTCACGGGTGACTGGTCAAAACACTCCGCCTCGCGCATCTCCGGTCCCGCCAAGCTGTCCGGCCGCGACCGGCTCAAGGCAGCCCTGAATGCTCTCGGCTTCGAATTGCGCTGA
- a CDS encoding YcxB family protein: MNEIEYELREQDLLAFSEYQIRETKALKKRRQRHQSTIPAFFVAISLFLWFYYQDMVSAAYVGIIALAWGFLVPAYMRWTTRKQLLAMYSDEDKRRILGRYRLTVARDALIEKKLDGEETRIPWSEILRIELTDKYAFIFVAIDEALIVPRATTNAAKLRDFVKAADERIAAAD, encoded by the coding sequence ATGAACGAAATCGAGTACGAACTACGCGAACAGGACCTGCTGGCTTTCAGCGAGTATCAGATACGAGAAACCAAGGCCCTAAAGAAACGGCGGCAACGGCATCAGTCCACCATCCCGGCATTTTTCGTCGCCATTTCGCTGTTTCTCTGGTTCTATTACCAGGACATGGTGTCCGCGGCCTATGTGGGCATCATCGCGCTGGCCTGGGGCTTCTTGGTTCCCGCCTATATGCGCTGGACCACGCGCAAGCAACTGCTGGCCATGTACTCGGACGAAGACAAGCGCCGCATTCTGGGTCGTTACCGGCTGACTGTGGCCAGGGACGCGCTGATCGAGAAAAAGCTGGACGGCGAGGAAACCCGGATTCCCTGGAGTGAAATCCTGCGGATCGAGCTCACCGACAAATACGCGTTCATTTTCGTCGCGATCGACGAGGCTCTGATCGTACCGCGGGCCACGACCAATGCCGCCAAGCTGCGCGACTTCGTAAAGGCGGCGGACGAACGGATCGCTGCGGCGGACTGA
- a CDS encoding ATP-binding cassette domain-containing protein — protein MIEFREVTLRIGGRILFEHASFNIFPGQKVGVTGANGAGKSSLFKLVTGSRQTDAGEVRLPPNWVIAHVAQETPTDTRAVIEFIIDGDAELREVEREIALAETSGDGLALARAHARYAAIGGYQARANAARLLAGLGFAAGDSERPVDAFSGGWRMRLALGRALMCRSDLLLLDEPTNHLDLDAILWLQEWLAGYPGTLLFISHDRDFLDGLADHILHIENGQVVLNTGNFSAFEQARAQRLAQNQAAFHRQQAEIARLQGFVDRFRAKATKARQAQSRLKLLAKMEVISRAHVDSPFEFAFRSPEKLPRPLLQTEDVTVGYEGVPLLEKIGMSLMPGDRVGLLGRNGAGKSTLIRLLAGLQPPLSGERRVSSELRLGYFAQHQLELLRPGENAVFHVQRLDDKASEKDIRDFLGGFGFSGERTFDPIAGFSGGEKARLVLALIVYQRPNLLLLDEPTNHLDLQMRLALIRALQDFEGAVVLVSHDSYLLRAVVDDFFLVADGGVTPFDGDLDDYRAWLRNRASSTSSGADGHRDAGASRRETRRADAERRQRLRPLRLQLERAEAELERCSKRREELEAQLTDPGLYAAEAKDRLKRLLLDKAEAENSQVRAEAAWYAASEALEQAQLQTDMAC, from the coding sequence ATGATCGAGTTTCGCGAGGTCACCCTCAGAATCGGCGGCCGGATCCTGTTCGAGCACGCCTCATTCAACATCTTTCCCGGCCAGAAAGTCGGGGTGACCGGCGCCAATGGCGCAGGTAAGTCCAGCCTGTTCAAGTTGGTGACCGGGAGCAGGCAGACCGACGCGGGCGAAGTTCGGCTCCCGCCGAACTGGGTCATCGCCCATGTCGCCCAGGAAACGCCAACCGACACACGGGCGGTGATCGAGTTCATCATCGATGGCGACGCAGAGCTGCGCGAGGTCGAGCGTGAGATCGCCTTGGCCGAAACCTCTGGAGACGGCCTTGCACTGGCCCGAGCGCACGCCCGTTATGCGGCCATCGGCGGCTATCAGGCCAGGGCCAATGCAGCGCGGCTGCTCGCCGGTCTGGGGTTTGCGGCCGGCGATAGCGAGCGTCCGGTCGACGCCTTCTCTGGCGGCTGGCGCATGCGGCTTGCACTGGGCCGAGCGCTGATGTGCCGCTCGGATCTCCTGCTGCTGGACGAGCCCACCAACCACCTCGACCTCGATGCTATATTGTGGCTGCAGGAATGGCTGGCCGGCTATCCCGGCACCTTGCTGTTCATCTCGCACGACCGCGACTTCCTCGATGGTCTAGCCGACCACATCCTCCACATCGAAAACGGCCAAGTGGTTCTCAACACCGGCAATTTTTCCGCCTTCGAACAGGCACGGGCCCAGCGGCTGGCGCAGAACCAGGCGGCCTTCCACAGGCAGCAGGCCGAAATCGCCCGCCTGCAGGGTTTCGTCGACCGGTTCCGTGCCAAGGCGACCAAGGCGCGTCAGGCCCAGAGCCGGCTCAAACTACTGGCGAAGATGGAAGTGATTTCACGGGCCCATGTGGATTCACCCTTCGAATTCGCCTTCCGCTCTCCGGAAAAACTGCCCCGTCCGTTGCTGCAAACCGAAGATGTGACGGTGGGATATGAAGGCGTACCGCTCTTGGAAAAAATCGGGATGTCGCTGATGCCGGGCGACCGGGTCGGCCTGCTGGGTCGCAACGGCGCCGGCAAATCGACCTTGATCCGGCTGCTGGCCGGGTTGCAGCCGCCCTTGAGCGGTGAGCGCCGGGTTTCAAGCGAACTGCGGCTGGGATATTTCGCCCAGCATCAGCTGGAACTGCTGCGTCCCGGGGAAAACGCCGTGTTCCATGTCCAGAGGCTGGACGACAAGGCCTCCGAAAAGGACATCCGCGATTTCCTCGGCGGCTTCGGCTTCAGCGGCGAACGGACTTTCGACCCCATCGCCGGGTTTTCGGGCGGCGAGAAAGCCCGACTGGTACTGGCCCTGATCGTCTACCAGCGACCCAACCTCCTCTTGCTCGACGAACCAACCAACCATCTGGATCTGCAAATGCGGCTGGCGCTGATCCGTGCGCTGCAGGATTTCGAAGGTGCGGTCGTGCTGGTGTCGCACGACAGCTACCTGCTGCGCGCGGTGGTAGATGATTTCTTCCTCGTCGCCGATGGCGGGGTTACCCCATTCGACGGTGATCTGGACGACTACCGCGCCTGGCTGCGCAACCGCGCTTCCTCCACCTCCAGCGGAGCCGATGGCCACCGCGACGCGGGGGCGTCCCGCCGCGAAACCCGGCGGGCCGATGCCGAAAGACGACAGCGGCTCCGGCCTTTGCGCCTGCAGCTCGAACGTGCCGAAGCGGAGCTGGAGCGCTGCTCGAAGCGGCGGGAAGAACTCGAAGCCCAGTTGACCGATCCCGGCCTGTATGCCGCGGAAGCCAAGGACCGGCTCAAACGCCTGCTACTGGACAAGGCCGAGGCGGAAAATTCGCAGGTCCGCGCTGAAGCAGCCTGGTATGCCGCCAGCGAAGCGCTGGAACAGGCGCAGCTCCAGACCGACATGGCCTGCTGA
- the bfr gene encoding bacterioferritin, with product MKGQPEVITALNRLLAGELAAIDQYFIHAMMYRDWGFHVLHEHAAHEMQEEQGHAGALIQRILFLEGVPDVVGRDVIHVGRNVPEMLKNDLGVEYAVIGHLREVIGLCEEKGDYETRRILQVLLDDTEEDHCLWLETQLRLIESIGLENYLQSQME from the coding sequence ATGAAAGGTCAGCCTGAGGTGATAACGGCGCTGAATCGGCTGCTGGCGGGCGAGCTCGCTGCGATCGACCAGTATTTCATCCATGCGATGATGTACCGGGACTGGGGATTTCATGTCCTGCATGAGCACGCGGCCCACGAAATGCAGGAGGAGCAGGGTCACGCCGGTGCGCTGATCCAGCGTATCCTGTTCCTGGAAGGGGTTCCGGATGTGGTCGGCAGGGATGTGATCCACGTCGGACGGAACGTGCCGGAGATGCTGAAAAACGACCTCGGCGTCGAATACGCCGTCATCGGCCATCTGCGCGAGGTGATCGGCCTGTGCGAGGAGAAGGGCGACTACGAGACCCGGCGTATCCTGCAGGTTCTCCTCGACGACACCGAGGAGGATCACTGCCTGTGGCTGGAGACTCAGCTTCGGCTGATCGAGAGCATTGGCCTGGAGAATTATCTGCAAAGCCAAATGGAATGA